The nucleotide sequence CTCTGTTCCTCTGGTTATAAAtgatacagatagtgctgcctccctgtctcttcctCTAACAGATGTAGGTagagatagtgctgcctccctgtctcttcctCTAAATTATATAAGCACAGTTAGtactcttctttctctttttcgTCTCATCTTGTAAATATTAGCAGAACCTAAAGTACAACTTTCCTTTCTTGGCACCAGTGGGAATGGAGCCTTAAATGAAGCCCCATGCATTTTATGGCATTAGGGCTATGGGGCTCCTCCGAATCTCCATGTGTCTCAGGATACGGAGATATATTCTATACGTTGCTCCGTGTGTACTTGGTCCACGTGTCGCTCTGTGACCCGGAAATAATCAGACATCAAAGTCGTCAATCATTAAAAAATAACGGTTTAATTAGCAGAACAGTAATATTCATTTTCTGTAATCATTATAACCTGCTTAAATATGAATCGTTACAGCTTTATATATTACAAACGCGAGATTAAGTGTTCGCCTTAAACAACGTATCATAGAACATTTTATATAAGTTACATTATGCAAATCAGTGATAGATCTATAGCAAGTGACTGTCCCGTACAAAAGCAGAAGCGCTCCGAGCGGACGCTTCCTAGACTCCTGGCTCGCTTGTGCTTCTCCCCCTCTGCAAAATgacaatatatacagtaagagCATCGGCTTTAACCCATCGCAGTCCAAAACCGAGCAATGAACAAAAACATAACAATATGGAATAAAGAGCTAAATGGGTTGGGGGGAGGGTCTCATTCAAACTTGGGCAAAAGTTTTCATTTCTATGAACAAGCTTTTAAAGCGGAGATTTCTCCTGTAAGACACGAGCAGGGAGGGAGCGGAGAGACGGAGACTCCACCTTGTGGCAGAAAGCGGTTTCTCCAGTTCTGGTCTCTGAGATTGAACTTTTTCTATATAGCTGTCAGTGGAGGTTCCgtcgttgcccccccccccccctttgttgcTTTGCACGGTCATGTGACTCTGAGTGTTGTGCAATTGTCATTTTTAACTTTTGCATCTTGGTTGAGTTGCAGTAGAATAGCAGTGAATGGGGATACGATCCGACATTCACTTCCCCTATTGTGACCGTGGTAGGCTGCACGTGACGTCTCTATTGTGCAACTCTGATACTGCACCAATTGTCTGTCCCTGGTCTATTAGTCCCAGGAGACATTTCAGGGGTTATCAAGGCTAGAAAAAcagagctgctttctttcagaaacggcgcctctcctgtccttggGTGGTATATTGCAGCTCCATTCCACTGAAGTGAGTaaagcagtccccccccccccccccccccccccagcaccgtcCACTCTGCTAAGTGCACCAATGTAAACCTGGATTTCCACTAAAGTTCTGCACCGAGCGTATAAACTAATTGCATCCAGTGCGTGTAGCGTCAGGTCTCCTGAGTGTGGTGTACCATGAAACTAAATGGTTACCGCCCCGCATACACCCAGTCCTGCCATACCGGAAGGGAATCGTATAGTGAACCTGTTCTCTTCAATCCCTTTTGTCTCCGGTTGTATGTGGTGAAGGGATACATCCACTAGAGTCTGGTGTGGAGATGCTGAATAGTCTGCTATGGAGGTGGACGGACGGCTACCCAGTCGAGGATCTGAACACatacagtgacgtcactaatCCCGGAGTTTGAATCAGCGTTCACGGGAATCCTGTTGGTTGTTCATTGGACTGTGCTGCCAGCTGGACGCCTCCATAGCGGACTAGTCAGCATCTCCACACCGGACTCTAGTGGATGTATGCTCAACAGTTAAAGAATCCCTCACCACACAGAACAGGTCTCCTATACGATTCCCTTCCAGTATGGCAGGACTGGGTGTATGCAGAGCGGAAACTGTTCAGCCGCCTGGTTCACCACAGACCTGACACTACACACACTGGATGCTATTTACAGTTTATTCAGAATggtaataccacccacaacctgGGGGTGCTGTTCTTGCAAGCAAGTAGCTGTACTTTTTCCAActtcggataacccctttaatgtatatatCCCGTGTAACAACTGGAAGTGGCTATTATGGCCACAATCTAAGTGACTGAGACATATAGGTGATCCATgatggctactagagatgagagaattaaCAGTAATAAGTGAAATCCGCTCCTTCCCGACTGCCATATAAATGAACGgccactctgtgccgctccttactgggtgctgggaaaagctggatttagttctgggaaactgggagaagtttcccaggactggatccagcttctcgagacacccagggaggagcggcacagagaggCAGTCAGTTATACAGCAGTTGGGGAGGAGCGGATTTCAGAGATAACGAATcgcttcacttcattattactgtaatttccctcatctctaatggctTCCATTAAGCTCTGGCTGAACCATGGCTGAGTCTATTCTACCAGACTGGACCAGATCTGGATTGCAGTATATTTTCATACACTTTAAAAGTAGAAAATCTGAAATTTATTGCAAAACCCATCTCACTGTCGGCCACACAGGTGGACTATCTAACTGGTGTGGGGCCCTTACACTGCAGGCAGTCGGGTCCCTGATGCCAAGGGATGGacatacaatgtaaagtgcatAAGTGCATCCACCTATGTGACACAGCTGGGGCAACAACAGTCTAAAAATGCAGAAAGCTGGTGTCTTATTGAATCCTGGTGCCGTAGCAGCCCTCATGAACTGCAGTGGGCAACTAGTAGAGGCAACCCCGCAGCTCTTCAGACTGGCATGGAGCTAAAGGAGAACATATGTATCCACTGGTTGCACCATAATCATGAACACTCTTGCAGAGAGAGCAAAGATAATGCAGGGTGTGCTAGACTTCAGCCCCCCATTGGGTGGGTGCACTGAACCTTCTAGGTGAGGTCAGTCCTGGTGTCATGTCTTCTTCAGAGATGAACAGTGTAGGAATGATAGTACTGTATTACTAACTCTTGAGATAACATGTTTGTGGACAGACAGATTTCAGCTCAGAGGCTATAAAATAGCGAGTACAGCTCTAAAATGTAACACGGGCTCTAACagtagcagcagcatacattacctgtccaggcttcttctccgcgctgtcttcatccccgggtcccgcgcgctctatcttcagaatggccggtcagctgacggagcgctcagccaatcacaggccgggaccgccgcggtctgtgattggctgagtgtggcctgtcagctgaccggccattctgaagatagagcgcgggagtcggggaggaagacagagcggagaagaagcccggacaggtaatgtatgatgctgcaaggacatcggtaacaatgtccctgcagccctcgctcaacgatcatcgggccgtggaataggcccagtaaacgagcggcgatctagcagatcgacgctcgtttacatcgttgatcgggcccttctcggcccgtggaataggaccctaactctggATCAGTAGATATGTCATGTATTTTGCATGGTGAATCCGTTTATGTAGATTGGCAAATGGTGAACATAGTCTGCAGGGATAGCCGTGAGACCCTCTATGATCCATATCcaaatccccccctccctctatggCTGCGTATGTAAAAATTCCCAGCATCCCCTAGGGTCATGGGTCCCAAGCACCAAAAGTTAAATTGCAAACTTGGAAAAGAAACCTCTAGGTTTTAAATCTCTAAAATACCTAGAACCTCACTTTAACTTCAATAATAAATATAGATTTCCCTATTTTCCAATATAACCCAGAGAGGCCTCTAAAGTGACAATGTAAATGCTGGGCCAATGTGACTAGTCGATGGAGACTAAACAATTGAGGGTCCTCCTGGTATCAGGCATCCATAGGACCAACAATGATACTTCCTCTATACTAAGAGTTATACCGATTATTATAGACCAAAATGTAGCATGTTAGTGTCTCGTAATCTATAGACAATGCATCTGGTTGCAGCTAAATTAGGAGTGACGCAGTCCTATAGAGGACGATATAGCAGCAGCTTTCTGGGAAATGTGATGGGAGATGACCCACCCAACAATGGTACAGAGCAGACCAGTATATACATCAACACAGCCTTACATCTCAATAGGTCCACTACTTCTATGAAACGCGCCTTTCTGTAGGGCCATAAACTGTAcagtctgaaagaaaaaaaaaatgaatttacaAACTATTCCTCGTCCACTTCGGCAACAAACTGTGAATGATGTTCTGGGGACTTGCTGTGTGTTTTGCTTAGGTGCAGCTTAACCGCGTGCTTACTGGCAAATGTCCGACAACACAATTTACACTTAAACTTGGAGTCTGTGTCGTCGTCTGCAGCCACCGGCTGGGGTGACCGCTGCACAGCTACCCGTGAGATTTCCTTCTCTACCTTGGTTTGCTGTTCCACTGCCAACCTGTTCATATCTTTCATTTGAAACCCAagatgggtctctaggtgggtgATGTAGCTTGAGGGGGTACGAAACTGAGATGCACAGTCACTGCAATAAAACACAGGGTGTCCcttgtccatgtttttcagaaatTTTGTTCCACCAGTCTTCCGAAGCTGATATTTTACATTGGCCAACCAGTGGCTGATGGTCGTCATGGAAAGCCCAGTGAACTTAGAAATCTGCATGCGTTCTTGGGGCCCGAGGTCCGATAACAAATATTTCCCCTCTGACGTTTGAAAGAGACTTGATGCAAACTGAGCTTGTAAGATGAGAAGATGCTGAGGATTCCAGTTGGATTGTCTTCCCTTCCTTTTATGTAAAGATGAAACCTCTGTTGAGACTTCTTCGAAGCGCCTAGAATCCATCTCAAGTTTCATAGAGGCCATTCTAGAAGAAACATGCTTTGGAGTGGTAGCTTTCGGGAGAATCTTCACCATATCGGCAATGTCAGACAGAGCATGTTTCTGAGGTGGAGACGTGCAAGACTGAGCTTTGGAGGACTCCAATTTCTTATTTTTAGATTTGGTCAGATCTATAGGTTGATCATTGGCATCAAATAAATAATGGCTGGCAGGTCGTGGTGGTGGTGTCAGACACACGGCTGGTTTTTCTACCCGGCTGGATGGAGATTTTTGAAAAATGGAAATTAAGCTTGTGGAACTGGAATTGGACGCTGGTCTTATGGACTCCGAAGCTTTTCCCAAGTGATTATTGAGCACAGATTGTAAAGCGCTGAGAGGATTTACACATGGAATATCAGGGGAATGATTTGCTGAACTTCGTAGTGAAGAACAATCTTCTCGTGTTAGTGGCGACTCGGTAGGTTCCAGAAATTTGCGTTTCTCCTTTTCACAGCTTTGTTTAGTTTTCTCTTTATGTTCTGGAGAGCAAGGTTCTTTTCCTGACAACTCTGATAAGACTTCGGCTACTGGCGAATCCTCACTCTTATCTTCTTGAGTGTTCTCTGACTTAATGGCCTCTTTCGATGATTCTTTTTCGGACTCTATGTCCTCAGACTCCTCCTTCACTTGTGTTGACTGAGGTTCTGGGGGGCTGTTAGAAGAAAGGGCTGAAGATTTGCACTTGGGAGCGATTGGCCTAAATTTATTTGAGAAGGTTGGTCTCATTTGCATTACTTGGGAACCAAGGGAAACTGAAGGTTTCATCACATCTGAAAGTTGATATGCGGCATGGATGCTGGGGTAGGCGCTCCAGCTTGGCGTTCCATTTTGGGCTTTGTTAATAGCCGAGGTTACAGTGTTTTCTAGAGATTTCAAGATATCTCCTCCTTCTTTGGATCCATCTTCCAAGTCCTCTTCCCTTAGATACTGGTACTTGAATGTCGGATCTAAGGGCTTTTCTAGAACATCCTCATGTTCATCATTAGTGTCCACTTTTTCTTCCTTGTTGCTGTCTTCTGACATATCCACTTTACATTCTTTACTGGTCAAGAGTTCAGAGGTTGACCCTCCAGATGGAGAACTCGCTGATGGCTTTGACTGGCTGTCACTTGAGGGCGAGTCTGAGAGTGACTGCATCTTTTCTACAGCAAGAGGGTCTAAGACCAGTTGCTTACCTTTCTTTGAGGCTGAGTTGGTAACTTTCAAGAAATGTCCAGTGACCATCATGTGCGTTGTGAGTTGCTGCAAGGTGTCGTGTGAACTGCCACATTCCATGCACTTCAGGATTTGGGACTTACAAGCTTCGAACTGCCAGGTATAGCTGGCACCATTCTGATAGCCATACCGATTGTTAGAGGACATCTGTGAGTTTGGGTTCTTCTGTGTTGAACAGTGATCCGCAAAGGAACCGGTAGTTGAATCTGGTGAGCATGGTCGAGTCACTTCAAACACACGTTTTTTTGCAGAGGATACCATTTTGGATGAGATGCTTGGGATAGGTTCCTTCAAAGGCACTTTTTGGTAATGCTTTGTTTTGATCATGTGGACACTTAAATCTTGGAGTGAATCAAATGAATCTCC is from Dendropsophus ebraccatus isolate aDenEbr1 chromosome 14, aDenEbr1.pat, whole genome shotgun sequence and encodes:
- the TSHZ2 gene encoding teashirt homolog 2, producing MPRRKQQAPKRAAGYFQDGDEDVKDDSVKDDEEEEEDDSNSTAALQDSAYSPTDEEQEVAGGLKQSLSFQNSPGNLICNQDGESESLLSDESDQVTDVKSVSSKDAQDQKTDPLPRVQPEARDGMDKMKTAYTNILSDSYWTNLGLSLKVPPTERKPCDSRNGASKGEFDWHQDALSKSLQQNLPSKSISKPNLFSSVQLYRQNSKMYGTVFTGASRFRCRQCSAAYDTLVELTVHMNETGHYQDDNHKKDKHRPANYSKPRKRAFQDMDKEDAQKVLKCMFCGDSFDSLQDLSVHMIKTKHYQKVPLKEPIPSISSKMVSSAKKRVFEVTRPCSPDSTTGSFADHCSTQKNPNSQMSSNNRYGYQNGASYTWQFEACKSQILKCMECGSSHDTLQQLTTHMMVTGHFLKVTNSASKKGKQLVLDPLAVEKMQSLSDSPSSDSQSKPSASSPSGGSTSELLTSKECKVDMSEDSNKEEKVDTNDEHEDVLEKPLDPTFKYQYLREEDLEDGSKEGGDILKSLENTVTSAINKAQNGTPSWSAYPSIHAAYQLSDVMKPSVSLGSQVMQMRPTFSNKFRPIAPKCKSSALSSNSPPEPQSTQVKEESEDIESEKESSKEAIKSENTQEDKSEDSPVAEVLSELSGKEPCSPEHKEKTKQSCEKEKRKFLEPTESPLTREDCSSLRSSANHSPDIPCVNPLSALQSVLNNHLGKASESIRPASNSSSTSLISIFQKSPSSRVEKPAVCLTPPPRPASHYLFDANDQPIDLTKSKNKKLESSKAQSCTSPPQKHALSDIADMVKILPKATTPKHVSSRMASMKLEMDSRRFEEVSTEVSSLHKRKGRQSNWNPQHLLILQAQFASSLFQTSEGKYLLSDLGPQERMQISKFTGLSMTTISHWLANVKYQLRKTGGTKFLKNMDKGHPVFYCSDCASQFRTPSSYITHLETHLGFQMKDMNRLAVEQQTKVEKEISRVAVQRSPQPVAADDDTDSKFKCKLCCRTFASKHAVKLHLSKTHSKSPEHHSQFVAEVDEE